One Vallitalea pronyensis genomic region harbors:
- a CDS encoding carbohydrate ABC transporter permease, which produces MMNKLKRFMRKFGQLSFIKRCLVNIIRGVLLIGLCFIIMYPLIQLLSLVFMDLGDANNPRIIWIPKNLTLTNVKLAMEILDYPTSLATTFVFSLVMMVLQTIICGLAGYGFARLTFRGSHLLFAGVIATILVPPQTIILPMYLNFKDFDILGLFQLFTGSKVNLLNSPWSMVVLAMTGMGIKSGLYIYIFRQFFKGLPKALEEAALIDGAGVVKTFFHIMVPCAKSPAITVMLFSFVWQWNDTFFSSLFYGKGNLLSLKLGKLGTHLKGAILSVLKIVVGDDMKVSPVLESLVANAAILLVVLPLLILYLFAQKQFVTGIEKSGIKG; this is translated from the coding sequence ATGATGAATAAGTTAAAGAGGTTCATGAGGAAGTTTGGTCAACTTTCCTTCATCAAAAGGTGTTTGGTCAATATCATTCGAGGTGTCCTTCTCATAGGCTTATGTTTTATCATCATGTATCCTTTGATTCAGCTTTTATCCTTAGTGTTTATGGATTTAGGAGATGCCAATAACCCAAGGATTATATGGATTCCCAAGAACTTAACCTTAACCAATGTTAAACTGGCCATGGAGATATTGGATTATCCTACATCCTTAGCCACCACATTTGTTTTTTCATTGGTGATGATGGTGTTACAGACCATTATTTGTGGGTTAGCAGGTTACGGTTTTGCCAGGTTGACGTTTCGAGGGAGCCATCTCTTGTTTGCTGGTGTCATTGCAACCATATTGGTGCCGCCTCAAACCATTATTTTACCCATGTATTTGAATTTTAAGGACTTTGATATATTAGGGTTATTTCAATTATTTACAGGATCAAAAGTGAACCTGCTTAATTCACCTTGGTCCATGGTGGTTTTGGCCATGACGGGTATGGGTATTAAATCGGGCTTGTACATTTATATTTTCAGGCAGTTTTTTAAAGGCTTACCAAAAGCCCTTGAAGAAGCGGCATTAATTGATGGAGCAGGCGTGGTCAAAACATTTTTTCACATCATGGTACCTTGCGCCAAATCCCCTGCCATAACGGTCATGTTATTCTCCTTTGTGTGGCAATGGAATGATACCTTCTTCTCTTCCCTCTTTTATGGTAAAGGCAATTTACTTTCTTTAAAGCTTGGGAAGCTTGGCACACACTTAAAAGGGGCAATATTGTCTGTTCTTAAGATTGTCGTGGGAGATGATATGAAGGTAAGCCCTGTTTTAGAGTCCTTGGTAGCCAATGCAGCCATTCTGCTGGTTGTTTTGCCATTACTTATACTATATTTATTTGCTCAAAAACAATTTGTAACCGGTATTGAAAAATCAGGCATTAAGGGTTGA
- a CDS encoding glycoside hydrolase family 130 protein: protein MKYQIKGSALRNIPWEDRPEGEKGVIWRSPHNPIIPRDLLPTSNSIFNSAVVPYEGAYAGVFRCDNTNREMRIHSGRSKDGIHWDIDEKPITFQCDDPEIGLFQYAYDPRVCFIEDRYYVTWCNGYHGPTIGVAYTHDFKTFHQLENAFLPYNRNGVMFPRKINGKFAMLSRPSDTGHTPFGDIFYSESPDMVYWGKHRHVMGRRHAWESTKIGAGPVPIETSEGWLLIYHGVLTSCNGYVYSFGAALLDLDEPWKVLARGKAYLLSPQKQYELMGDVPNVTFPCAALVDSDTNRIAIYYGAADTSTAIAYGYVDDIIDHIRNNC, encoded by the coding sequence ATGAAATATCAAATCAAAGGCAGTGCTTTAAGGAATATACCGTGGGAAGACCGTCCAGAAGGTGAAAAAGGTGTTATATGGCGTTCGCCTCATAATCCCATTATACCAAGAGACTTACTGCCAACATCCAATAGTATATTTAACAGCGCTGTTGTACCCTATGAAGGTGCCTATGCAGGTGTGTTCAGATGTGATAATACCAACAGGGAAATGCGCATACATAGTGGTAGAAGTAAGGATGGTATTCATTGGGACATTGATGAGAAACCCATTACGTTCCAATGTGATGACCCTGAAATAGGTCTTTTCCAGTATGCCTACGACCCAAGGGTATGTTTTATTGAAGACCGTTACTATGTCACATGGTGCAATGGCTATCATGGACCTACCATTGGTGTAGCGTATACCCATGATTTTAAGACCTTTCACCAGCTAGAAAATGCATTTTTACCTTATAATCGCAACGGTGTCATGTTCCCAAGAAAAATCAATGGTAAGTTTGCCATGTTGAGCCGACCCAGCGATACAGGACATACGCCTTTTGGTGATATCTTCTATAGTGAAAGCCCCGATATGGTTTATTGGGGAAAACACCGGCATGTGATGGGAAGGCGACATGCTTGGGAGAGTACTAAAATTGGAGCAGGCCCCGTACCCATCGAAACATCAGAAGGCTGGCTGCTGATTTATCATGGTGTCTTAACGTCCTGTAATGGTTATGTGTATAGTTTTGGAGCCGCTTTACTTGATCTTGATGAGCCATGGAAGGTACTTGCTCGAGGGAAGGCATACCTGCTGTCCCCTCAGAAACAATACGAGCTCATGGGAGATGTACCCAATGTAACCTTCCCCTGTGCGGCTTTGGTTGATTCGGACACCAATCGTATCGCCATCTATTATGGTGCAGCAGATACATCCACTGCCATTGCTTATGGTTACGTGGACGATATCATTGACCATATAAGAAATAATTGCTAA
- a CDS encoding sugar phosphate isomerase/epimerase family protein gives MKIGLSSYSLVSLINSGEMTILEAIDWIGAHGGEHVEIVPFGFDLVNNPSLIDDIREKAKEVGIDISNYAILANLVPETEEAYEKEIARVMGEVDIANRLGVKLMRHDVSSFRRPLDTCTVSYFEKDFPRMVEACRRIADYAAQYGITTTVENHGFYVNGSDRVIRLIEAVDRPNFGMTLDVGNFLCVDEPSEVGVKKAVNYAKMVHLKDFYTRKVSRMPGMGGLFRCDSGHWFKTYCGNLLRGAIIGQGDLDLWESLATIKESGYDGYISVEFEGLEDCIMGSEVGMRTGKLIWKEV, from the coding sequence ATGAAAATCGGTTTAAGTAGTTATAGTTTAGTTTCTTTAATTAATAGTGGGGAGATGACCATTCTAGAAGCCATTGATTGGATTGGGGCTCATGGGGGTGAGCATGTTGAAATCGTACCTTTTGGTTTTGACCTTGTGAACAACCCATCCCTTATTGACGATATACGTGAAAAAGCGAAAGAAGTAGGTATTGATATTTCTAATTATGCTATTTTAGCGAATTTAGTACCTGAAACAGAAGAAGCCTATGAAAAAGAGATTGCTCGGGTTATGGGTGAAGTGGACATTGCAAACCGTTTGGGGGTTAAGTTGATGCGCCATGATGTCTCATCCTTTAGACGGCCCCTTGATACATGTACGGTATCTTATTTTGAAAAAGATTTCCCTAGGATGGTTGAAGCTTGCAGGCGAATTGCTGATTATGCCGCACAATATGGTATAACAACCACAGTGGAAAACCATGGTTTTTATGTGAATGGTAGTGACCGGGTGATACGATTAATTGAAGCCGTTGATCGACCTAATTTTGGTATGACCCTTGATGTAGGCAATTTCCTCTGTGTGGATGAACCCTCAGAAGTGGGGGTTAAGAAAGCAGTAAATTATGCCAAGATGGTTCATTTAAAAGATTTTTATACAAGAAAGGTATCTAGGATGCCAGGTATGGGAGGCCTATTCCGATGTGATTCCGGTCATTGGTTCAAGACCTACTGCGGTAATCTTTTAAGAGGTGCCATTATTGGCCAAGGGGATTTGGACCTATGGGAATCATTAGCCACAATCAAAGAATCCGGATATGACGGGTATATATCTGTTGAGTTCGAAGGATTAGAAGATTGTATCATGGGTTCCGAAGTAGGTATGCGCACAGGTAAACTTATTTGGAAAGAGGTATAA
- a CDS encoding TIGR03905 family TSCPD domain-containing protein, translated as MYEYKTSGTCAKQIAFEVEDRKVKNVQFTAGCAGNLSGISSLIEGMDIDDVIKRLDGLSCGPRLTSCPDQLAKALKAYKDKHI; from the coding sequence ATGTATGAATATAAAACATCAGGAACATGTGCTAAGCAAATCGCATTTGAAGTGGAAGACCGTAAGGTTAAGAATGTTCAATTCACGGCTGGCTGTGCAGGTAACCTTTCTGGCATCAGCAGCTTAATTGAAGGAATGGATATTGACGACGTCATCAAGCGTCTGGATGGTTTATCCTGTGGGCCAAGACTCACTTCATGTCCAGACCAATTAGCAAAAGCCCTTAAAGCATATAAGGATAAGCATATATGA
- a CDS encoding 5'-methylthioadenosine/adenosylhomocysteine nucleosidase, with the protein MVGIIGAMDEEVDVLKEQMEVACIEEQASLAFYVGKLFGQQAVVVRCGIGKVNAAICTQIMIDKFNVDMVINTGVAGALSHTLNIGDIVISKDTLQYDMDATGFGYKLGEIPRMDESCFVADACLVALAQKASESIDTETNVFVERIVTGDQFISDSDKKEALIKTFGGFCTEMEGASIGQVCYLNKMPYVVIRSISDKADQSAEMNYAEFVEVAVHNSTKMIEGMLHLL; encoded by the coding sequence ATAGTTGGTATTATAGGTGCTATGGATGAGGAAGTAGATGTGTTGAAGGAGCAAATGGAAGTGGCGTGCATTGAGGAACAAGCCAGTTTGGCCTTCTACGTGGGTAAATTATTTGGACAACAAGCTGTTGTGGTACGTTGTGGTATTGGGAAAGTTAATGCAGCCATATGTACCCAGATTATGATTGATAAGTTCAATGTGGATATGGTCATTAATACAGGGGTAGCAGGAGCCTTAAGCCATACATTAAATATTGGCGACATTGTTATATCAAAAGATACGTTGCAATATGATATGGACGCCACTGGCTTTGGTTATAAGCTAGGGGAAATCCCCCGTATGGATGAGAGTTGTTTTGTAGCAGATGCTTGCTTGGTTGCGTTAGCACAAAAGGCTTCGGAAAGCATTGATACGGAGACTAATGTTTTTGTGGAACGGATTGTAACGGGGGATCAATTTATTTCTGATTCAGATAAAAAAGAAGCTCTGATTAAGACTTTTGGAGGGTTTTGCACAGAGATGGAGGGTGCGTCTATCGGTCAAGTTTGCTATCTTAATAAGATGCCTTATGTGGTCATACGTTCTATATCGGATAAAGCGGATCAATCAGCAGAGATGAATTATGCCGAATTTGTAGAGGTAGCAGTACATAATTCCACGAAAATGATCGAAGGCATGCTTCATTTACTATAA
- a CDS encoding 2-oxoacid:acceptor oxidoreductase family protein translates to MRVNLPVTNDHGFFEFRLESIGGLGANLCGKILGELGALYLGLNSSNFASYGSEKRGTPVKSFVRYCDPEKVIRINSPVEKPHVLGIFHERLAGKIPVMAGVDEQTMVVINTNDDPDYVRDHLKMHAGTLACIDALQIALEENTRINMVMLGAIAKVAGFIPLDVLEEAVRNTIGKKYPAALKGNLAGVKRGYEELSLTKYDNDGKYPYREYEEVKRDWGYANAPIGGVNTVPGSTASNDLTASREGYVPLFHVEKCINCGLCDTTCPDMVYQFVEGEYRGKPSMVNKGPDYHHCKGCLRCVEVCPTAALTAELERDHDIWNIHVRNKDLIVESMEFEDTGANSIVNTESGN, encoded by the coding sequence ATGCGTGTAAATCTACCTGTTACAAACGATCATGGCTTTTTTGAGTTTAGGCTTGAAAGTATTGGCGGTTTGGGAGCCAATCTTTGCGGTAAAATTTTGGGTGAGCTAGGGGCGCTATATCTTGGACTTAACAGTTCAAACTTCGCAAGCTATGGCTCAGAAAAAAGAGGCACACCAGTCAAATCTTTTGTAAGATATTGCGATCCAGAAAAAGTAATAAGAATCAACAGTCCTGTGGAGAAACCTCATGTATTGGGTATCTTTCATGAAAGATTAGCTGGCAAAATACCAGTCATGGCAGGTGTTGATGAACAAACAATGGTGGTGATTAATACCAACGATGACCCAGATTACGTAAGGGATCATCTTAAAATGCATGCAGGCACATTAGCTTGTATTGATGCTTTACAAATTGCATTGGAAGAAAACACCCGAATTAATATGGTGATGTTAGGTGCCATTGCCAAAGTAGCTGGATTCATTCCTTTAGATGTGCTTGAGGAAGCCGTTCGAAATACCATCGGTAAAAAATACCCAGCAGCATTAAAAGGTAATCTAGCTGGTGTGAAACGTGGTTATGAAGAATTAAGCTTAACCAAATATGACAATGATGGCAAGTATCCCTATAGAGAATATGAAGAAGTAAAAAGAGATTGGGGATATGCCAATGCACCCATCGGCGGTGTGAATACCGTACCCGGCAGCACAGCATCCAATGATTTAACCGCTAGTCGTGAAGGGTATGTGCCTTTATTCCACGTTGAAAAATGTATCAATTGTGGTCTATGTGATACCACATGTCCAGATATGGTATATCAATTTGTAGAAGGCGAGTACAGGGGAAAACCATCCATGGTGAATAAAGGTCCTGATTATCACCATTGTAAAGGCTGTCTAAGATGTGTTGAGGTCTGTCCAACAGCTGCCCTTACAGCAGAACTGGAGAGAGACCACGATATATGGAACATACATGTGCGAAATAAAGATTTGATTGTAGAGTCCATGGAATTTGAAGATACTGGGGCGAATTCCATCGTGAATACGGAAAGCGGCAATTAA
- a CDS encoding thiamine pyrophosphate-dependent enzyme codes for MVEQNIVFDSGNELAAYAAKQINYHVMGYYPITPSTKIAEHLDLLKAEGEHEVVMIPGDGEHGAAGICYGATAGGGRVFNATSANGLLYALEQLPVQSGTRLPMVLNVVCRTVSGPLSIKGDHSDIMYTLNAGWVILFAKDPQRVYDMNICALKIAEKVKLPVIVAFDGFFTSHQKRRANVFAHDEDVQKFIGEYHAEHHLLDPDKPVTMGSYMNEPDLINNKFQLHEAMEEARGVIKDVLKEYGELSGRAYDVVEGYKMEDAEAALFIIGSSYDTAIAAVDELRKEGKKVGVFAVNALRPWYKEDIYDMVKNTKAIVVADRQDSYGGNGGNLSIELKATLQDFKSNIEVATLVYGLSGKDFYIEDAVDMLNRALDIAKSQKVENRFDYFGNYPGKEDYEPTQLFDPITKEQSSPGVTTVIEDEKTGQYKVKGGVPKNATKMPKRWGPGHGACPGCGIPVNVNLLLKGIEGNVVLLFQTGCGMVVTTAYPQTAFRVSYVHNLFQNGGATLSGLVEMFHEKQRRGEIPEGDDFTFIMISGDGGLDIGMGPALGAALRNHRMIIMEYDNGGYMNTGYQLSYSTPKGAKTSTSHVGPAQAGKSFTNKDTPMLFAATGIPYVATVAEFLPADFIKKAAKAQKYATEHGLAFIKALSACPLNWGDEPRYERSVIEAGVNSCYHPLYEIENGITTITYNPEDKDKRIPMGDFFKMMGRTKHLVKPQYEELLKEIQQEVDGRWERLKARNDSPVL; via the coding sequence ATGGTAGAACAGAACATTGTTTTTGATAGTGGAAATGAGCTGGCGGCTTATGCTGCTAAACAGATAAATTACCATGTCATGGGTTATTATCCCATAACCCCATCAACAAAAATTGCAGAACATCTTGATTTATTAAAAGCAGAAGGCGAGCATGAGGTTGTCATGATACCAGGTGATGGTGAACATGGTGCAGCAGGTATTTGTTATGGTGCTACTGCTGGTGGTGGACGTGTTTTTAATGCCACATCTGCCAATGGTTTATTATATGCTTTGGAGCAATTACCTGTACAGTCAGGTACACGATTACCCATGGTACTTAACGTTGTATGTCGGACGGTGTCCGGTCCCCTTTCTATAAAAGGTGATCATAGCGATATTATGTATACCCTCAATGCGGGCTGGGTTATTCTATTTGCAAAAGACCCTCAAAGGGTGTACGACATGAATATCTGTGCATTAAAAATTGCTGAAAAAGTAAAACTGCCTGTTATCGTTGCTTTCGATGGTTTCTTTACAAGCCATCAGAAAAGAAGAGCAAACGTATTTGCTCATGATGAGGATGTGCAAAAGTTTATTGGTGAATACCATGCAGAACATCATTTGCTTGACCCTGATAAACCCGTTACCATGGGTTCATACATGAATGAGCCTGACCTGATTAATAATAAATTCCAATTGCATGAAGCCATGGAAGAAGCAAGAGGTGTCATAAAAGACGTACTTAAGGAATACGGCGAACTATCCGGCAGAGCCTATGACGTTGTTGAAGGCTATAAGATGGAAGATGCAGAAGCCGCATTATTTATTATAGGTTCCAGTTATGATACAGCCATTGCTGCTGTTGATGAGCTAAGAAAAGAAGGTAAAAAAGTAGGTGTATTTGCAGTTAATGCCCTAAGACCTTGGTACAAAGAGGACATCTATGATATGGTGAAAAACACCAAAGCCATCGTCGTAGCGGATCGTCAAGATAGTTATGGTGGTAATGGTGGAAATTTATCTATTGAGTTAAAAGCAACCCTTCAAGATTTTAAATCCAATATTGAAGTGGCAACATTGGTTTATGGTCTAAGTGGTAAAGATTTCTATATAGAAGATGCTGTGGATATGCTCAATCGTGCACTGGATATAGCCAAGAGTCAGAAAGTAGAAAATCGATTTGATTATTTTGGGAACTATCCAGGGAAAGAAGATTACGAACCTACACAGTTATTTGACCCCATTACCAAAGAACAGTCTTCTCCTGGTGTGACTACCGTCATAGAAGATGAAAAGACAGGTCAATACAAAGTAAAAGGCGGCGTGCCAAAGAATGCTACCAAGATGCCAAAAAGATGGGGACCAGGTCATGGTGCATGTCCAGGTTGTGGTATTCCCGTTAATGTTAATTTATTACTAAAAGGTATTGAAGGCAATGTGGTATTGCTGTTCCAAACAGGCTGCGGTATGGTTGTTACAACGGCTTATCCTCAGACAGCATTTAGAGTAAGTTATGTTCACAACCTCTTCCAAAATGGTGGTGCAACATTATCTGGACTTGTTGAAATGTTCCATGAGAAGCAAAGAAGGGGCGAAATACCAGAAGGTGATGATTTCACATTTATCATGATTAGTGGTGATGGTGGTCTTGATATTGGTATGGGACCAGCCCTGGGAGCAGCACTTCGTAACCATAGAATGATTATTATGGAGTACGATAATGGTGGTTATATGAATACAGGTTACCAGCTGTCCTACTCAACGCCAAAAGGTGCTAAGACATCCACATCCCATGTGGGGCCTGCACAAGCAGGGAAATCTTTTACCAATAAAGATACACCCATGCTTTTTGCAGCAACGGGTATTCCATATGTGGCTACCGTTGCAGAATTCTTGCCAGCTGATTTTATTAAAAAGGCAGCTAAGGCTCAGAAGTATGCCACCGAGCATGGCCTAGCATTTATAAAAGCTTTATCCGCTTGTCCACTCAATTGGGGTGACGAACCTCGTTATGAACGAAGTGTTATTGAAGCCGGTGTAAATAGCTGTTATCATCCACTTTACGAAATTGAGAATGGTATTACCACCATTACCTATAACCCTGAAGATAAGGATAAGCGCATCCCTATGGGTGATTTCTTCAAGATGATGGGCAGAACCAAGCATTTAGTGAAGCCTCAATATGAAGAACTGCTAAAAGAAATCCAACAAGAAGTGGATGGAAGATGGGAAAGATTAAAGGCTAGAAACGACAGCCCTGTGTTATAG
- a CDS encoding ArsR/SmtB family transcription factor, producing MKIHVSSKNLKFFQCFSSETKLKIVELLAIQPRNIGELASMLSVSSTIITRHINALEDAHVIKSELSPGKRGLQKKCSLAVNEISLLFDSKEKASMPTSSIAIPVGQFTNYQVAPTCGMASPEQLIGMVDDPRYFSDPNHVHAHLLWFAQGFVEYTIPGYIFSHNSPVTSLMISLELCSEFPGYKADYPSDIYFYLDDVSLGFWTSPGDFGGKKGIYTPDWWTRGTEYGLLKTICINQTGTYVDGTKMSDVTLDALPISANHNLTLRIAVPEDANHVGGITLFGKGFGNYNQDIMVEVTYNK from the coding sequence ATGAAGATACATGTTTCATCCAAGAATCTAAAATTTTTTCAATGTTTTTCTTCTGAAACAAAACTAAAGATCGTGGAATTACTGGCTATACAACCAAGAAATATTGGGGAGCTTGCTTCTATGCTGAGTGTTTCATCAACCATTATTACACGGCATATTAACGCTCTAGAAGATGCCCATGTTATAAAAAGTGAGTTAAGTCCAGGCAAAAGAGGTTTGCAAAAAAAGTGTTCCCTTGCAGTCAATGAAATATCCCTTCTTTTTGATTCAAAAGAGAAAGCGTCCATGCCCACATCATCCATAGCCATACCTGTAGGCCAATTCACCAACTATCAGGTGGCACCTACATGTGGCATGGCATCTCCAGAACAACTTATAGGCATGGTGGACGATCCCCGATACTTCAGCGATCCTAATCATGTCCATGCTCATTTACTTTGGTTTGCACAGGGCTTTGTAGAATACACCATACCTGGCTATATCTTCTCACACAACAGTCCCGTGACATCCCTTATGATATCACTGGAATTATGCTCTGAGTTTCCTGGGTATAAAGCAGATTACCCTTCGGATATTTATTTCTATTTAGATGATGTATCCCTTGGTTTCTGGACAAGCCCTGGGGATTTTGGCGGTAAAAAGGGCATCTATACACCTGATTGGTGGACAAGAGGAACCGAATATGGTTTATTAAAAACCATCTGCATTAATCAAACAGGCACTTATGTTGATGGTACCAAAATGTCTGATGTTACGTTGGATGCTTTGCCTATAAGCGCTAACCATAACCTAACACTACGAATAGCTGTTCCTGAGGACGCTAATCATGTAGGTGGTATCACCCTTTTTGGTAAAGGTTTTGGCAATTATAATCAAGACATCATGGTTGAAGTGACTTATAACAAGTAA
- a CDS encoding glycoside hydrolase family 2 protein produces the protein MTLKEKVPRPEHPRPDFKREQWMNLNGTWGFEMDFSKSGMDRKQYESKSLSGQITVPFCPESPLSRIGYTDFIPAVWYQREFVLPEAWVEKRVILHFGAADYDTQVWVNGHKVGKHKGGYSSFSWDITDYVQEGDNDLMVYVEDDTRSQTQPSGKQSAYYESFSCFYTRTTGIWQTVWLECVPLTYIKGMKVYPNVHDVCVGIKGTICGMSKDKEIRVKASYEGKEVGEAVKRLSGSTFTLDVPLSEKHVWEPGHGRLYDMTIQIVNHGEVVDEVFSYFGLRQIDVIKNQIHLNHQSVFQRLVLDQGFYADGIYTAPTEDHLKQDIQIAMDMGFNGARLHEKIFEPLFLYWADRMGYMVWGEYPNWGLDISSGEGLKHSLGEWMEALERDFNHPSIIGWCFYNETENNQDDDVVALMYKMTKQYDTTRPVIDTSGWHHVMTDIYDVHDYTQDVEIFKTFLEPLNHDGIPEENREKQQYKPGMPFFMSEYGGIKWAVGEDNGWGYGDAPKTKDAFIERYKGLTEALLFNKGVCAFCYTQLYDVEQEVNGLYTYAHRQPKFDPEIIKEINQQKAAIEA, from the coding sequence ATGACTTTAAAGGAAAAAGTACCTCGTCCAGAGCATCCAAGACCTGATTTTAAGCGGGAGCAATGGATGAATCTAAATGGTACGTGGGGTTTTGAGATGGATTTTAGTAAAAGTGGCATGGATAGAAAACAATACGAAAGTAAAAGCTTATCAGGACAAATTACAGTACCTTTTTGTCCAGAAAGCCCTTTATCAAGAATAGGTTATACGGATTTTATCCCTGCCGTATGGTATCAACGGGAGTTTGTGTTACCAGAGGCATGGGTAGAGAAACGGGTAATCTTACATTTTGGAGCTGCTGATTATGACACACAGGTTTGGGTTAATGGTCATAAAGTTGGAAAACATAAAGGCGGTTACAGTTCCTTTTCATGGGATATAACCGATTATGTACAAGAAGGCGATAATGACCTGATGGTCTACGTAGAAGACGATACAAGATCACAGACTCAGCCTTCTGGAAAACAAAGTGCTTATTACGAATCCTTTAGTTGCTTTTACACAAGGACAACAGGTATTTGGCAAACCGTCTGGTTGGAATGTGTACCCCTAACGTATATAAAAGGGATGAAAGTATACCCCAATGTTCATGACGTATGTGTAGGGATTAAAGGCACCATATGTGGTATGAGTAAGGATAAGGAAATAAGAGTCAAAGCTTCTTATGAAGGCAAAGAAGTAGGGGAAGCAGTAAAGCGTCTTAGCGGTTCCACTTTTACGCTAGATGTGCCTTTGTCAGAAAAACATGTGTGGGAACCCGGTCATGGCCGTCTCTATGATATGACCATTCAGATCGTAAACCATGGTGAAGTAGTGGATGAAGTGTTTAGTTATTTCGGATTGAGGCAAATAGACGTTATAAAAAATCAGATACATCTTAATCATCAATCTGTTTTTCAGCGACTGGTATTGGATCAAGGTTTTTATGCAGATGGTATTTACACAGCCCCTACAGAAGATCATTTAAAACAAGATATACAGATAGCCATGGATATGGGTTTTAATGGCGCACGTTTACATGAAAAAATCTTTGAACCCCTATTTTTATATTGGGCAGACCGTATGGGTTATATGGTATGGGGAGAGTACCCTAATTGGGGTCTAGACATATCTTCTGGAGAGGGGCTTAAACATTCGTTAGGTGAGTGGATGGAAGCATTAGAAAGAGATTTTAACCATCCATCAATTATAGGCTGGTGTTTCTATAATGAAACCGAAAACAACCAAGATGATGATGTGGTTGCCCTCATGTATAAGATGACCAAACAGTATGATACAACACGACCTGTTATTGATACTAGTGGATGGCATCATGTGATGACCGATATCTATGATGTCCATGACTATACCCAAGATGTGGAAATATTTAAGACGTTTCTTGAGCCATTAAACCATGACGGTATTCCTGAAGAAAATAGAGAAAAACAACAGTATAAGCCAGGCATGCCATTTTTTATGAGTGAGTACGGAGGCATAAAGTGGGCTGTAGGTGAAGATAATGGATGGGGATACGGTGATGCACCCAAAACAAAAGATGCATTTATTGAAAGATACAAAGGCCTCACAGAAGCATTATTATTCAATAAAGGTGTTTGTGCTTTCTGCTACACCCAGTTGTACGATGTGGAGCAAGAAGTTAATGGATTGTATACCTATGCACATAGGCAGCCGAAATTTGATCCAGAGATTATTAAAGAAATTAACCAGCAGAAGGCTGCAATTGAAGCATAA